CCTTAATTATCTTTGGCAAAACTTAAAGAATAGATTGATTTGAAACGCATTTCTTAACtatgtttataatttaatatttatacccATAAAGTAATCATCacatatttctttttccttttttgaaaaatgaaacctacataaaaaataattttttaataattaattctattattttttaaaaggaatgcaTGCGCAATACTTACAAGCTAATAACTTAACATTCTTTATGCTTTGATTCCTTTCCATAGGTCGGTCCATCTGTCTGTCTataatattttctctctcttgacAAAGACTTCGGGTAAAATATGGAGAGATGGAATAAGTTTTAGCCATAACTAACATAACAGTAACatataagttgaataaaatattattaaaatatcataaaataataaatttcatttgtttatataaataagataaaatagaaattaaaaattaaataaaatattatttacataaataaaatgagataaaagttaaataaaaattattagaatataattttttcatataatttttattttaaaattaaaaaaattaaattatttattatatttcgtgTGAATCGGCAAAAAGCAACCAATATTCGAAAGCACACGACAAGGCAGACCTCTAGCATAGTGGATGCAGTATTCATCATGGTTTCTTGACTAAATcacaaaaaagagaggaaaaaataggATGTTTCTTGACATTGAAACACAAAtcgaatataaatattttgttttggtaaCGGGTCATTGTCTCTACTATGAACAAAACTTATCTCTATTGCAAGGTTCAAAAATCGGAATCGGGCTCGGAATTGGGTAAGGACGATTCAACAAATTGAATAAGATATTTGAATGTtgatacaaaatattaaaaatcatatttgatCCAATTCAAGTATTTTAtatcatgtttaaaaaataaaaaaataaaaaatcgataactagtttcaattaaaaaaaaataacatgaatCTAAATAGTTTCAATACGTATGTCATTTATGCACAaccataaatataatataaaatacttatttatctgcttaattttttgtttaactaaaagaaataaaaaaaaaattacatgttttatcttttaattttttttcgattcttattaaatataatgataaaaagtagaatatacatatatatttaactagaaaaaaaaaaaaaaaaaactcaattattagacaatttaaaaagaaaaaggaaacatcAAACAAATATAACTGGCCGAAATCAACAAAGATTCTAAAGCACAATTCAAGGCAGACATGTAGCATAGTGGATGCAACAGTCCTGAAAGAATCGTGCTTTGTTGACTTACcgcacaaataaaaaaaaattacatgttttatcttttaattttttttcgattcttattaaatataatgataaaaagtagaatatacatatatatttaactagaaaaaaaaaaaactcaattattagacaatttaaaaagaaaaaggaaacatcAAACAAATATAACTGGCCGAAATCAACAAAGATTCTAAAGCACAATTCAAGGCAGACATGTAGCATAGTGGATGCAACAGTCCTGAAAGAATCGTGCTTTGTTGACTTACcgcacaaaaaagaaaaaggaaagacagGATGTATCTTGACATTGCCACACAAAtctgctaatatatatatatgttgtcatTTGGTAATGGGTCTTTGGCTCTGCTATAAACAAAACTTGTCTCCATCGTAGATAAATTCCTCTGAAACAGCTgtatcatttctttattttaataatgaagTTGTCGAGGCGggatttcaagttttcaacGCAGTTGAAACTAATCCTACATATAATCTTAAAATATGAAGTCATGCGCCCTCCCTTTTatccaccattaaaaaaaataataatactacatataatgtatataattattgtataatcattttaaaaaagagtaaaatttattattaaaatttttttaatatagatctaatatttatttatttatttttaaaatgattgtgcAGTGCTTGTGTGTTTACGACTGcaagtatcattttttttttaaaattaatttttttatatgattataatatttatctattttttctaaaGAGAATATGTGAGCTATGCATCCCTTAGACTGCAAATGGTATGTCCCTATAAACTTTTGGAAGGCCAACTGTGCCTTTGGTTGTCTGCCGCAactctattttgtttcattaaaatagaaaaatctcaTTATTAATGTTGTATTTCGTACACCTGAGTTAAGCTCCAGCAACCAAAGTTTGGATCTTTCTACCTACAATCACATAGACAATAGTGGGCTTGATGGTGGTCCGGAGAGTctccaatattaaaatcattattttgtTTGAGAGAATTGCAGGAGAACAATAACATTCAAAAAGAGTTCTTCATACTTGAAACATGACTTTTATACGatatttttgaaaacattatgTACCTTGTGTCAAGGGCCAACATCACACCCATGGTTCTCTAGTCACGGCTTTTGATGCCGTATTGCATTTAAGGTGGCTCCATTAATACAGTATGGTTTCTGAGTGATGTCTCGATAATAGTTAATCGGTACGGTCACTTTTAATTCCATCGTAAGAGAATTGAGAGTTCTTCATATTTTCCGTTCACTTGTcggtatatatttattttttaatgttaggtGTTACATGTGGGTGTCAGGGTCGACACCTCCGccctttagaaaaaaaaatatacaaattttccTCGCGGtgcatcctctctctctctgttaatATAGTCTGTGGGCCAGGCTTTTTTGATGATTCCTGGGGTGAGACATTGAGATCTAGACCGAAATGGACTTCAATATCTATCCCAGGCCCAACCAAGAGAGGGGAATATCCCTTCCACACATCTTGGGCAGGAAATAAACACGAGAACAAAATGGAAACTCAGCCATATTTTTGAAAGAGAGAATATCGATATTGCATATGGGCATTGGATTGAACTGTTTTATCGTCATTTCATTATGCAGATGTTGTAGTACACATTTTAGATGAGTAATAAACCATATGTTAAATGGCATTAGATCCTTCTCAATTCTCAACCAAATTTACACAAAGTCTGGATTAATTCTTCAGCATCATCCTTTCAGAAGCAGtaattaaaggtttgaactttgaggTTGACTTAGCTTATTCAACCGGCAGAGGATTGGAATCAAGTTCAGATCATGTTTTCTTCTAACTGCAACGCCGAAGAACTCAGTCATGTCCAGCTCCTCATGTCTCATTCCACTGGGAAGTTTCCAATCAAAATGGTACAAAAACAGGGCAAGTGGGGGCTCAACATTAATCAGCCCAAATGCAATGCCTGTACAAATCCTCCTCCCGGCTCCAAATGGGAGATAGTCCCAATTGGTCCCTTTATAGTCGATAGAGCTATCCAGGAACCTCTCTGGATCAAACCTCTCAGGCTCACTCCAATATTTGGGATCTCTTCCTTTCGCCCATACATTAACGAGGACTTTAGTTTTGATAGGAATTTCGTACCCATTAATTACACAACTCTCGCTACATTCTCTAGGAAGTAACAGGGGTCCCGGAGGGTGTAATCTCAATTCTCAGGGTCTCCTTAACAACTGCctttaaatatttcatctcGGTAATGGCTGTCTCATCAACTCCCCTTTCCTATCCAAGACTTCTCTTACCTCGTCTTGTGCCGCCTTCATCCCCCTTGGATGTTTTATCATTTCCGACATTGCCCAATTCACGGTTGTGGCTGATGTTTCACTCCCAGCGCTGAAAATGTCCTGAAAGGGGTTGATGAAGTCTGTGTTCAGTATTtacagaaaaaaaagaaaagaagaaaagtaatTCATTTTACCCTCCCCAATGACAATTAccacattttctcaaattacacctcaaattactaaaataaataccattttttaattttgcacCCTCCATTTAAATAACCCTTTGATATGAAAGAATCTTAAAAATTTTGGGGGGAATTTTGTGGAATACTATTGCTTaagtttgataaaatataaaaaccaaAACTTGAAATGACATTAACATTAActaaaaagagaaattaaagaGCTTTGTGGCCACCACCAATGCCATCCATGGTAGGCATTCACTCAAGAGTTTTAGGGCTATATCATATTTTAAGTACTTAATGGAAAAATTGGAAGGAGGGTGtaaattgaaagaagaaaaaatctacacaatctCCCAAtacttcacatttttttttaatttttattattttattttttatcaaatatttaatatataaataatgaataaaataaaaagaatggaTAGTTAGGAAATTAAATTGtatgtttttataattagaggtgcattttgaaaaaaataatgatagttCAAGGGTGCAAAATAAAATTAGCCCAAAAGTACTTAGAGTATTGTTACCGGAATAGCCATAGCTAAAAATAAAGTAACTTTTTAACTATTAGAGATAAAAGTAAGTTGCATTGGATTAGCTAATTCCAAATTCTTTAGCTTTTAGCTGCAGtaaatataaagttataatcaAATTTGATAGTTACATGTACAAGGAGtaaatcattattttattatttttctgtaaCTCTCCCTATCTCCTCTGAATATTTTTAGAATGTTTGGTATAATAAAATATGGTTTAATGGGAAAATAGAGTacatataattgaaaaatataattttttaactcataatttaattaaaatatgattactaattaacatatattaggtacaatagtaaaatatggaaaagtaaaataaattaataattaaaaaaattaaatatttttgtaattataaattattcattactatataatgaataaatagataatttaatgtaaaaatttaatgtgaatagttaaaattaaattcatctcatattattttattgttatataataaaaaaataattattttaatatagaaatttatgtaaataaaatactcaaaatttaaattcatcttatatttattaaaagtgtACTTTACATAGGAGGGAATTTTAGGGGATCTTTATCCGACAAAAGGATGTCTTCTGCATGTTGCGGCCGAGAAGGAACAATCTCCATTACTGACTCCAAGCAGAATCTGGGAACTCTTTGATGTTGACCTTTACAAACTATTTTGCATAATGCGAGAAATTCTATGAAGTACAAAGGCATGATATCAGAAGAACGTGATATATGGTATGGAATATTACCAAGATTACAGCTTTGATGTTGTCGGTAGTCGAGGAAAACTCACTATCACCATGCTCTTGAAATTTTAACAGAACAACTACGAAATCTTCTACTCTTGCAGCCTCTCCTGCTTTCGTTTTTGCCTTTGCCTTGTGTTCATTAATGATGTTTTCCATTATTCTGTCAGCTTCTCGATGCAACCTCTCAAGTTTAGTCCTCACCCCGCTGATCAGATGAAGCAGCTGAAAAGAAGGAAACACATCTGCAATATTGAAACCTCCACCCATCTCAATTGCTTCCTTCGCAACAGATATGAATGTTTCTTGTTCTTTACATTTCTTACCAAAGGCCGCTCTTGAAATGATGCCGCTTATTGTTGAGGAGACTTCCTCGGTAAGACTGACGGGAGATCCTGCTTTCGAAGCAATCCGTTTGATGAGACTCGATACCTCTTCTTCTCAAATTGGTCGGTAAGATTCAACACGTTTTAAACATAGAAGCTCTAGCGAGCAAATCTTTCGTAGTTGTCTCCAGTAATTGCCATATGGTGCAAAGGCGATGCTTGTAGAACCATATGACAGAATCTTTGTAGCTAGAATACTGGGTCTTCATGCAAAGATTATATCATGAGTTTTCATCACCTCTTTGGCGAACTCGGGAGATGAAATCACAATGGTGGAAACTTCTCCAAGTCGAAGGTGCATCAGAGGTCCATGTTTCTTGGACAAGTCTCTTAATGCACGATGGTGTAGAGAGCCAAGAAACTGGTGCATGTTTCCTATGATGGGCAGCTTCCATGGCCCTGGCGGTAGATTTATAGTTGAGTGGTTTGTCTTGGATTTCTTCCTCATTTTCAGTACCATAAACATAAAGATCAAGAAGGTGAACAGGTTGGGAAGGATAACACATGGAGCTCCATGTGGAAACTGGATTAATACAGTGAATTTGAGGGCAACGATTAATTGGTAAAGTATCTCAATCATATTTCCCCATAATATGCAGCCTGGGAgcatattttatgaaataatttcttaatttatgttttgttttccaCTAGATTGGCATCTTGATATTGACAGAAATAGCTGTTTATTGTTGATGCCATCCCCTAGATCATCCATCGGCTGCATCTACTGTTTTCAACCAAGCATTAGTTGAAAACTTTGCCGAACAAATACAATGGTATACAATAGGTTTCACTCTTACAGAATTCACACGGGGTCtaaatctagaaaaataaagacAAGACATTAGCAAGTAGACCACCAAATTAAGACAAACATTCATACATCATGAACACGATTAAGCAGCCCGTGGGTAGTTGGATGCAAGAACTTTATGATTGGAGCTGTCTTGTAGCAATTACTTTTCCTTGGCAAGTAAACTGTCAGTAGCACCTCAGTCCTATATGATAGAAATAACCTTTAAAAAAAGGTGCCAATTGCTGATTTTTCGAGTAAAAATAATTGTCCATTATCGTGAGCAAGTCAAAACAGAAAAACTTACATGGTAATCATAGCAACAGGGCTGAACGTCTGCTCATAATCCTACCCATATTTAATTTAAGAGTGAACCTCtttgatttgaaagatgatttaaAGGTCAAAGGAGAAAAATATCAAGTTGGAGTTGCTCTACGCAGTTTCACCTTTTGTTCTGTAGTTCGCATGAATAAGTTGTTCTTACAAAGAAGCTACTCGATCTCAGTTGGATAGTTATCTTACCCTGCTGTGTGATGGAGAGATCGAAGAAGATAAACCTGTGACAGACTCATAGCTCCCTGCTAACATCAACTAtaatttttacacttttttttttttttttactttctcgGCAATATAAACCGAATGTTTACACTTAAGAGAATTGggttctattcttttattttgagcTAAACTCTGGACAGAGAAGGGAGGCACACAACTTTTCAAAGAAATCTAATGCCACTAACACATTGCATTGGATTTTGTACACAAACGACCATTATATGTAAAGCACGCAGAAGATACAAAGAGAGATGAAACATTTTCAATGTAGGGCTTATTCAACTGGCAAGGGATTATTGTAAGCAATGGGAATCTAGTGCAGATGGTCTTTTCTTCTAGCTGTAAGGCCATAGGTCTCAGTCATGTCCAGGTCTTCATGCTTCGTTCCATCGGGAAGTTTCCAATCAAAATGATACAAAAACAGGGCAAGTGGGAACTCAATATTGACCAAGCCGAATGTCATGCCTGACATCCTTCTTCCGGCTCCAAATGGGATGAACTCGAAATTTGTCCCCTTCAAGTCAATTGAGCTATCTAGGAATCTCTCTGGATTGAAACTCTCAGGTTCAGGCCAATATTTGGGATCTCTTGCAATTGCCCACCAATTAACAATGACTTTTGTTTTGGCAGGAATTTCGTACCCATCAATTTCACACCTCTCCATTGATTCTCTGGGCAGTAGCAGAGGAGCGGGAGGATGTAGTCTCAGGATCTCCTTAACAACTAActttaaatatttcatctcGGTAATGCCTGCTTCATCCACCCTCCCTTTTCTATTAAAAATCTCTCTCACTTCGGCTTGTGCCTTCTTCATCACTCTTGGATGTTTTATCATTTCTGACATTGCCCAAGTCAGGGTTATGGTTGATGTCTCACTCCCAGCACTGAACATGTCCTGCAAAATATTAATGAAGTTTGAGAGTCTAGCACTTGAACAAAAGTCCCGTACGAACTGCACACAATCAAGAACAATCCACGTTTATGACTCCGTCCCATGCAGGTTCTGAGATCTGAGAAAGGATCTCCGAATATCTATTGCAGTAAAAGGTTGCTTAAGGAGGCAAAATAACGTGTGATATTTGTCGGAAGTATGCAAGATTTCGGCAGAATGAAatgtgaattaaaaaaaaattaccaggATTACAGCTTTGACGTGGTCGTTCGTTAAGGAAAACTCACTGCCACGATGCTCCAGGAAGTTTAACAGAACATCAACAAAATCTTCTGTGGTTGCAGCCTGACCACCTGCTTTTGTTGTTGCCCTGGCCTCTTTATGCTCTTTGATGATGTTtttgttgggaatggaccgaaTAAACTAAGGttaagttgaagtaaataatagcggaagcaacaaaataaacaacaatcacacaaaaaacaccaagatttaagtggttcagctcaatgtgagcctacgtccactgtcggggtcggtttcaaagatttcactatgaacaaagatggagtacaagagtattgatcacaaaatcctcaatcctaaagtcccaatacactcaatggactcttaggattgtatacaaaaggattctcaaaactctctctaactTGGCTGCTGAACACAccacaaaatgaagagaaaatgatgtatttataagaCAAGGCGCTAgtcagaacattcgctcgagcggatgtcgagcgaagtgtcgagtgcacgttagggttgcattctcgctcgagcggactgtcgagcggaggtcgagcgaaactctctggaagatttcgttcgagcggactgtcgagcggaggtcgagcggaactctctggataagttcgctcgagcggaggtcgagcggaactatAGTGGAACTGTAGCAAGcccaaaaaaacacattttcagcaggaaatcaagccaaactcaacagTTTTCCATTATCCTGTCAACTTGTTTATGAAACCTCTCAAGTTTTATGCTCATACCACTGATCAGATGAAGCATTTTAACAGAAGGAAAGACATCTGCAATATTGAAACCTCCAGCCAACTTGAAAACTTCCATCACAGCATAAAGGAACTTTTCTTGGTCTTTGCACTCCTTACCAAAGGCTGCCCTTGAAGTAATGATAGACATTATCGAGGACAGTTTCTCAGTAAGATTGATGGAAGATCCTGCTTTTGAAGCAATCCATTCAATAAGGTTTGATAGCTCTTCTTCTCTAATCGGCAGGAATGACTCGACACGTCTTGAGCTTAAAAGTTCCAGGATGCAAAATTTTCTTAGTTCTCTCCAGTAACTGCCATATGGTgcaaaggcgatatctttagaACCGTAGGACATGATCTCTGAAGCTAGAATACTGGGCCTTGATGCAAAGCTTGAATCATGAGTTTTCATCACCTCTTTGGCGAACTCTGGAGATGAAACCACAAAGGTGGAAACTTCTCCAGGTTGAAGGTATATCAGAGGTCCATACTTGTTGGACAAGTCTCTTAATGCATGATGGGGTAGAGAGCTAACAAACTGGTGCATTGTTTCCAATGACAGGTAGCTTCCATGGCCCTGGGGGTAGATTTAGAGTAATTGAGTGGTTGGTTTTGGATTTCTTCCCTATATTCAGGACCATAAacataaagaagaaaaaggaaaacagaATTGGGAAAGACAACAAATGGAGCTCCATGAGGAAAGCAGACGAGCACAGTAAATTAGAGAAGTACTACTGCTTTTGGTGAATTTGCATCAGCATCTCGTCCATATTTATGTCCTTTTTTGTgtgtaatatatttatgatcTACCTGCTTTGAGTTTTGTTTTCTACTTAACTAGCATCTTGCCAATGTCAGATCCACACGGCATAAGGATCTCCAACAAACTATAAATGTTCCATTCCAACCGCATAATATTTTTGTCGTTCTTCTCTATTTTCTACGAAGTTTGTCAtgagcataatatatatatatatttatgtatatatgtatgcatgtatgtattgCAGCAAACGGTAAGTAGACGATCaaagtaaaacaaaagagtCAGACACCAAGATTGATGAATTCAAATTCAGCCGAACTGAATATTTTGAGCCGTCTGTCTTGTAGCAATTCTTTACCTGATAAGTGATCCGTAAGCCATCCTTCGTGGCATGACAACCTTTGATATTTGGACAAAACAGCATCCTTTTCACTCGAAGATTTATCGTAGTGCCAATCTTACGGCACAAAACCTCGTAATTGGACTATCGAGGAATCTCAATGCCCGATGGTTGGATCCCCTTCCTACATATTAATGAAGTTGCATCAACAGTGACGCATTTTGGTACGAGGTATGTCACCTTCGTGAATTTGACATCTATCTCCATTATTTTCTCTGGGAATTAAGAAACAAAGGAGGTTTTCTAACAATCATGTGCACTTGGTTTATTTTCTGAGATGAATGAATATTCAATTTGGGCATTCGTGTCTCTATTTCTTTGCATACATTCATGGAACGATTTAGGCGTATATAATGAGACTAAACTTTTCTCCAAATTAGTTCCATCCATGCATGACGATGAAACCGTCTGCCTTGCCACAACTAAAGCAGGGCTGCTTCCTCTTTTCCGTctgttttcattctttttacTTTATATCCAGCTTCTGTTTTCTCAATGAACGCCAAAAGCATAGAAACAGAGATCTACTACTCACTAAACAGTGACTAAAATGTCTCCCAAAGCATATCCTAGCGGTAGAACAAACAAATCACTCAATGTCTCCCATCAACATACCTAGTGATGGGAgacatttctctctctctccctctcagtCATGAAGAATGATTCGTGGGAGACATCGAAGAGAAAACGCTAATCAATTGACCATCAATACAGTGCAACGAATTCTAGGCTCTAAAATTAGCTAAAATATAGGTACATGATCGACAAACCTAAAATCCATATCTAATCCGCATCCCCTATAATGGGTCGAATATTATATATCAAAGACTCCATCAGCCAAGGCCCAAGGAGGATTGTCATCCCAGATTGCAAGTGGCCTCATAATTAGAAGTGCATCATCTTCACACCATTCACCatttacatatatgatatattggaTCGCAGAGCATAGATATTGGATTCACGAAATCACATCCTGATCACCAAAAAAAGCGGCAAACCATCCCAGTGACAAGAACAGAACAGATTATATTGCAGCACATCAGAGTCATGGCAGCTCAtaatattacaaacacaaaaaGCTACTTATCGAAGCTTCAATTCACCCTGTTTGCGAATAGGAGAACTTCGGTTCTCACTTGTAACACAAAGAAAGAAGCTCCATTGATAAGAACCTAATCAAAGTACTGAAGCAACGCAAATAAATATAGGTAAAATAAGTCTCTAAATAACATAGTCAGACCACTCTGTTATATGTGAAGTATGGTCCATGGTAAAACTAGGAATCTTATCAAGCTTAATTGGGTTGTTCTTCCCTCCAACCAACCTAGCAGGGTTCCCAACTGCAGTTGTCCTTGGTGGCACGTCCTTTAGCACAACTGAACCAGCCCCAATCTTAGCCCCAGCCCCAATCCAAATATTCCCCAAAATACAAGTCCCAGCCCCTATCAATACCCCATCACCGATCTTTGGGTGCCTGTCCCCAGACATCTTCCCGGTCCCTCCCAAAGTCACGTTGTGCAAAATCGACACATTGTTCCCAATCACCGCCGTCTCCCCAACCACCACACCGGTGGCGTGGTCGAGCAATATTCCTCGTCCGATCCTCGCTCCCGGATGGATATCCACCGCAAATACCTCGGACACCCTGTTTTGAATCAACAGTGCCAAAACCTTCCTGCCTTGTGACCACAACTTGTGAGCTACCCTATGTGCCTGGCACGCAAGAAACCCTTTGAAATTCAAGAAGCAATGCACGTAGCTTATGCAAGCAGGGTCTCTTTCTTTCACTGCTCTCAGATCATCCTTCGCAGCGCCCATGATTTCGTGATCTCCCACAAGCACCCCGACAAAAATATCGAATAGGGTTCGGGAGGGAAGGCCCGAATTGCTCAGTTTCATCGAAAGATGGTTGGCCAACGCCCTTTCCAATGAATCATGCGACAATATCGAGTTGTCGTAGTAATTTGACAATATGGGTTCCAGTTCCACATCGAACCGAGCTTCGTCTTGCATTTTCACCCATAGATCAGCACCGTAGTCTTCGTCTTGATCGACCTCATCCCTGTTTGCATCCGTGTGTATGCTTTTTGAGCGATCGGGGCAAATGGGTTTGTAAGAAAAGTGCAATGAGGGTCGGCAGAATTCCACGTAGTTGTATTTGTTGTCGTCGTATTGAGACCTGTTTGGGTCCCGGGAAATTGGCTTGGGTTCCGTTATGGCAGTTATTGAAGCCCCAATACAGGCGGCCATCGATTTGTTTTgctgtttggatattgagagaATCGGTGGAAAGGTTTGCACG
This Carya illinoinensis cultivar Pawnee chromosome 11, C.illinoinensisPawnee_v1, whole genome shotgun sequence DNA region includes the following protein-coding sequences:
- the LOC122282077 gene encoding serine acetyltransferase 1, chloroplastic-like; the encoded protein is MKVLVLSHRFSVPLYNATFLLLVSNPNTVSANFPCHTSVQTFPPILSISKQQNKSMAACIGASITAITEPKPISRDPNRSQYDDNKYNYVEFCRPSLHFSYKPICPDRSKSIHTDANRDEVDQDEDYGADLWVKMQDEARFDVELEPILSNYYDNSILSHDSLERALANHLSMKLSNSGLPSRTLFDIFVGVLVGDHEIMGAAKDDLRAVKERDPACISYVHCFLNFKGFLACQAHRVAHKLWSQGRKVLALLIQNRVSEVFAVDIHPGARIGRGILLDHATGVVVGETAVIGNNVSILHNVTLGGTGKMSGDRHPKIGDGVLIGAGTCILGNIWIGAGAKIGAGSVVLKDVPPRTTAVGNPARLVGGKNNPIKLDKIPSFTMDHTSHITEWSDYVI